In the Flavobacteriales bacterium genome, one interval contains:
- a CDS encoding dihydroorotase: MKIMLRSVQVIDPQSPWNGKSVDVELKNGRVSAIDKKLQLLDGFKEIKAKGQCLSPGWFDLHADFAEPGNEWREDISTGAEAAARGGFTGVALSPLTDPVIDNKAGVEYFTRRSDDTVVELFPKGTLTVGARGEQMAELFDMHRSGAVAFTDDTHAVQNPNLIKLGLLYTRDFNGIVMSFPHEPNICGKGVMNEGENSTYLGLKGMPKMAEEIMVQREIDLAEYTGGRLHLRTITTARSVELIRRAKDRGFNITADVSVAHLLFSDGELREYDTRWKVMPPLREDSDRRALLQGLRDGTIDAVSTDHSPQDIETKKCEFDLASFGMIALQTAYPLLKQNLSDEEIVRYLGVQSRQVIGMEAPVIDIDNEINFTLFDPAAKWTWTENEAASKSKNSPLFGREFSGKVVGVFRGKHSVQF; encoded by the coding sequence ATGAAAATAATGCTGCGCTCCGTGCAGGTCATCGACCCGCAATCACCCTGGAACGGTAAATCCGTGGATGTGGAATTAAAAAACGGACGCGTTAGCGCTATTGACAAAAAGCTTCAGCTCTTAGACGGATTCAAGGAAATCAAAGCCAAAGGACAGTGTTTGTCCCCCGGCTGGTTCGACCTGCACGCTGATTTCGCAGAACCGGGAAACGAATGGCGCGAAGATATCAGTACCGGTGCTGAAGCAGCTGCGCGTGGGGGATTTACAGGAGTTGCGCTGAGCCCACTGACCGATCCGGTAATCGACAATAAGGCCGGTGTCGAATACTTCACCCGTCGATCTGATGACACCGTGGTTGAACTATTCCCCAAAGGCACCCTCACCGTTGGAGCCCGGGGAGAACAGATGGCCGAGCTATTCGATATGCATCGCAGCGGAGCCGTTGCTTTTACAGACGATACTCACGCCGTACAAAATCCCAACCTCATCAAACTCGGATTGCTCTACACACGCGATTTTAATGGAATCGTCATGAGCTTCCCCCACGAGCCCAATATTTGTGGCAAAGGCGTCATGAACGAGGGCGAAAACAGCACGTACCTCGGGCTAAAAGGAATGCCAAAAATGGCCGAGGAGATCATGGTCCAGCGCGAGATCGACCTCGCCGAATATACGGGCGGACGACTTCATCTGCGCACCATCACAACCGCCCGAAGCGTGGAGCTTATCCGCAGAGCTAAGGACCGCGGCTTCAATATCACCGCCGACGTTTCCGTAGCTCACCTGCTCTTCTCAGATGGTGAACTGCGCGAATACGATACGCGATGGAAAGTTATGCCTCCCTTACGGGAGGATTCAGACCGCCGCGCCTTGCTTCAAGGTCTTCGCGATGGAACCATCGATGCGGTCAGTACAGACCACAGCCCTCAGGACATCGAAACCAAGAAGTGTGAGTTTGACCTCGCGAGTTTCGGTATGATCGCTCTTCAAACGGCCTATCCTCTTTTGAAGCAGAACCTGAGCGACGAAGAGATCGTTCGTTACCTCGGCGTTCAATCGCGCCAAGTCATCGGAATGGAAGCACCTGTTATCGATATTGACAACGAAATCAATTTCACCCTTTTCGACCCAGCCGCGAAATGGACGTGGACCGAAAATGAGGCGGCATCAAAATCAAAGAACTCCCCACTTTTTGGCAGGGAGTTCTCTGGAAAGGTCGTGGGCGTTTTCCGAGGAAAACACTCCGTTCAGTTTTAA